The proteins below are encoded in one region of Enhydrobacter sp.:
- a CDS encoding transposase, giving the protein MQAEDGAATRSDSLARFADELSAHRYLEGILWPDGATCPRCGAQGRIGKLDGASTRLGAYKCYACRRSFSLTHGTIFSSSHVPLHKWLQAIYLTEGGKKPIRPHHLQRILNVSFKTAATMLRRLEDAAAEQSATLPPWQSDS; this is encoded by the coding sequence ATGCAAGCGGAGGACGGCGCTGCGACACGCAGCGACAGCCTTGCGCGCTTCGCCGACGAGTTGAGTGCGCATCGCTACCTGGAGGGGATCCTTTGGCCGGACGGCGCGACGTGCCCGAGGTGCGGCGCGCAGGGACGAATCGGCAAGCTCGACGGAGCATCGACGCGACTTGGCGCCTACAAGTGCTATGCTTGCCGCCGCAGCTTCTCGCTGACTCATGGCACGATCTTCAGCTCGAGCCATGTGCCGCTGCACAAATGGCTGCAAGCCATCTACCTGACCGAAGGCGGCAAGAAGCCCATCCGGCCGCATCATCTGCAACGCATCTTGAACGTCTCGTTCAAGACCGCGGCAACGATGTTGCGGCGCCTGGAAGACGCCGCCGCGGAACAGAGCGCCACACTGCCCCCCTGGCAGTCCGATTCCTGA
- a CDS encoding M20 family metallopeptidase — protein MDTARLKQFVESFWEDSILPSITEYIRIPNKSPAYDPQWVEHGYMEDAVKLMEGWARRQLAGFAGAKLEVVRLPGRTPLLFIDLPGDSDDTVLLYGHLDKQPEMRGWSEGLGPWLPVRKDDKLYGRGGADDGYAIYACLCALKALGEQNVARARCVIMIEACEESGSYDLPFYVDYLIDRIGNPSLVVCLDSGCGDYDRLWLTTSLRGIAAGTLEVRVLTEGVHSGDASGIVPSSFRILRGLLSRLENEDSGEIKLPELYVQIPPQRIEQAKEAARILGREVYGKFPFAGSTRPMVDDTGQMVLNRTWRPQLAVVGMDGYPAPGDAGNVLLPYSTAKLSLRTPPTLDARKAAQAIKQALEADPPYGAEVTFEGREGQSGWHAPPLVPWLETAVAQASEESFGAPPAYMGEGGTIPFMGMLGEKFPHTQFVITGVLGPHSNAHGPNEFLHIPTGKRVTAAMACLIAAHHRRRKRPESSGG, from the coding sequence ATGGACACCGCTCGCCTGAAGCAGTTTGTCGAGAGCTTCTGGGAAGACTCGATCCTGCCCTCCATCACCGAATACATCCGCATTCCCAACAAGTCGCCGGCATACGACCCGCAGTGGGTCGAGCACGGCTACATGGAAGATGCCGTCAAGCTGATGGAGGGATGGGCGCGCCGGCAGCTCGCCGGGTTTGCCGGTGCAAAGCTCGAGGTCGTCCGCCTGCCCGGACGCACGCCGCTGCTGTTCATCGATTTGCCGGGCGACAGTGACGACACGGTGCTGCTCTACGGCCATCTCGACAAGCAGCCTGAAATGAGAGGCTGGTCGGAGGGCTTGGGACCATGGCTGCCGGTCCGCAAGGATGACAAGCTCTACGGGCGCGGCGGCGCCGACGACGGATATGCGATCTATGCCTGTCTTTGTGCGCTGAAAGCGCTTGGCGAGCAGAATGTAGCTCGGGCTCGCTGCGTGATCATGATCGAGGCGTGTGAGGAGTCCGGCAGCTACGACCTGCCGTTCTATGTCGACTACCTGATCGACCGTATCGGCAACCCGTCGCTGGTCGTCTGTCTCGACTCGGGCTGCGGCGACTACGACCGTCTGTGGCTCACGACCTCTTTGCGCGGCATTGCGGCCGGCACCCTCGAGGTGCGGGTGCTGACGGAGGGCGTGCATTCCGGGGATGCCTCCGGCATCGTACCGTCGTCGTTCCGTATCCTGCGCGGGCTGCTCTCTCGCCTCGAGAACGAGGATAGCGGCGAAATCAAGCTGCCCGAACTGTATGTTCAAATCCCGCCGCAGCGGATCGAGCAGGCCAAGGAGGCCGCCCGCATTCTCGGCAGGGAGGTTTACGGCAAGTTTCCCTTCGCGGGGTCGACCCGACCGATGGTGGACGACACGGGCCAGATGGTGCTCAACCGCACCTGGCGACCGCAGCTCGCGGTCGTGGGCATGGATGGCTATCCGGCGCCCGGCGACGCCGGCAACGTGCTGCTGCCGTACTCGACTGCCAAGCTCAGCCTGCGTACGCCGCCGACGCTCGACGCCAGGAAGGCGGCCCAGGCGATCAAGCAGGCGCTGGAGGCCGATCCGCCATATGGCGCGGAGGTCACCTTCGAGGGGCGGGAGGGACAGAGCGGTTGGCATGCGCCGCCGCTCGTACCCTGGCTCGAGACAGCCGTGGCGCAGGCGTCTGAGGAGTCGTTCGGAGCGCCGCCGGCCTACATGGGTGAGGGAGGTACAATTCCCTTCATGGGCATGCTGGGCGAGAAGTTCCCCCACACACAGTTCGTCATCACCGGCGTGCTGGGCCCGCACTCCAATGCGCATGGCCCTAACGAATTTCTGCATATTCCCACGGGCAAGCGCGTAACGGCGGCGATGGCGTGCTTGATCGCGGCGCATCATCGTCGGCGGAAACGACCGGAAAGCAGCGGCGGTTGA
- a CDS encoding GMC family oxidoreductase: MFTDARSLAAGSILQADICIIGAGIAGISIAREFIGRSESVVLLEGGGLGFTKSLRKLPTVLRRHALGEQALAGGRNAGRPYYPLRFTRVRAFGGSSRAWHEHRGVHARPLDAIDFEARDSLPEHGWPIDRTQLDPFYERAQEVCGLGAFAYDPRSWEAQGYGSPLPLDSRLVESVIFKFGRHSKFDRYEDDFARAGNVNLVLHATAVHLADRNGSVDRIDCATVGGSRFGVRARTFVIAAGAIETARLLLVSRDSRPAGIGNSHGLVGRCFMEHPDAAVGYLIPNPELDPSAFRLYRHQHAGENLTVEAMFRLSDSTLRAEGLLNAVLRLRDTYRSGMTEAVQSAQVVRRSVHYGVATPGLARHAVRSILGAPQLLRHYLTWRSRRPPEVFGIDVMAEQTPTMASQVRLGRRRDRLGVPVTILDWRLASIDWDSIRRTVEIFGDAVHQAGVGTVISTIGAGKQPPAVFGNWHHLGTTRMHQDPARGVVDANCRVHEIANLYIAGGSVFPTGGYANPSLTIVALALRLADHLKSTLSRPIVSNTFEQDEIAGAH; the protein is encoded by the coding sequence GTGTTCACTGATGCCAGATCCCTCGCGGCGGGCTCGATCCTGCAGGCCGACATCTGTATCATCGGCGCGGGCATCGCCGGAATCTCGATCGCCCGGGAGTTCATCGGTCGATCCGAGAGCGTCGTGCTCCTCGAAGGAGGCGGCCTCGGGTTCACGAAGTCCCTTCGCAAGCTGCCGACGGTGCTGCGGCGACATGCCCTTGGTGAACAGGCACTGGCCGGCGGCCGGAACGCCGGGCGACCCTACTATCCGCTCCGGTTCACGAGGGTGCGCGCGTTCGGCGGCTCGTCCCGGGCATGGCACGAACATCGCGGCGTTCACGCCCGGCCACTCGACGCCATCGACTTCGAGGCACGAGACAGCTTGCCGGAACACGGCTGGCCCATCGACAGGACGCAGCTCGATCCCTTCTACGAACGGGCCCAAGAGGTATGCGGCCTCGGCGCCTTCGCCTACGACCCGAGATCATGGGAAGCGCAAGGCTATGGGTCGCCGCTACCCCTGGATTCCAGGCTCGTCGAGTCGGTGATCTTCAAGTTCGGCCGGCACAGCAAATTCGACCGGTACGAGGATGATTTCGCGCGGGCCGGAAACGTCAACCTCGTGCTCCACGCCACCGCCGTGCACCTCGCCGACAGGAACGGGAGCGTGGACCGGATCGACTGCGCGACAGTAGGGGGCAGCCGTTTCGGCGTCCGCGCCCGGACCTTCGTCATCGCGGCGGGTGCGATCGAGACCGCTCGCCTGCTGCTGGTCTCGAGGGACAGCCGGCCCGCCGGCATCGGAAACAGCCACGGCCTGGTGGGTCGCTGCTTCATGGAGCATCCGGACGCCGCGGTCGGATACCTGATTCCCAATCCCGAGCTCGATCCGAGCGCGTTCCGGCTGTACCGGCACCAGCATGCCGGGGAGAATCTCACGGTCGAAGCCATGTTTCGACTGAGCGATTCTACCTTGAGAGCGGAGGGGCTGCTCAACGCCGTGCTGCGCCTGCGAGACACCTACCGCAGCGGCATGACGGAAGCCGTGCAATCGGCCCAGGTTGTCCGGCGATCGGTCCATTACGGGGTCGCGACACCCGGGCTGGCGAGGCACGCCGTGCGAAGCATCCTGGGCGCACCGCAGCTTCTTCGCCACTATCTGACCTGGCGCTCCAGGCGACCGCCGGAGGTGTTCGGCATCGACGTGATGGCCGAGCAGACGCCCACGATGGCCTCTCAAGTAAGGCTCGGCCGACGCCGCGATCGACTTGGCGTCCCGGTGACGATTCTCGACTGGCGGCTGGCGAGCATCGACTGGGACTCGATCCGGCGGACCGTGGAGATCTTCGGCGACGCCGTCCATCAGGCAGGCGTGGGCACCGTCATTTCGACCATCGGAGCCGGGAAGCAGCCGCCGGCCGTGTTCGGCAACTGGCATCATCTCGGCACCACCCGGATGCACCAAGACCCTGCTCGTGGAGTCGTGGACGCGAACTGTCGGGTACACGAGATCGCCAATCTCTATATTGCCGGAGGGTCGGTCTTTCCGACCGGCGGCTATGCCAACCCATCGCTGACCATCGTCGCGCTCGCTCTTCGGCTCGCCGATCACCTCAAGTCAACGCTGAGCCGCCCCATCGTGTCGAATACCTTCGAGCAAGACGAGATTGCTGGTGCACATTAG
- the asnB gene encoding asparagine synthase (glutamine-hydrolyzing), protein MCGIAGFLDPGGNRNPESMRRRVIAMTNCLAHRGPDDEGAWVDPTAGVALGNRRLAIIDLSPEGHQPMHSASGRYVIAYNGEIYNSAAIARTLEAEGLAPRWRGHSDTEVMLAAIEAWGLDRALESFNGMFAFALWDVRERTLCLVRDRLGVKPLYYGRLNGALVFGSELKAIAVYPDAALTIDRDWLDRYLREIHGECEDTIYRGIRAIRPGTHVTYDQRLQAHECVYWSATGKAEIGHRDRFPGSEAEAVEKLDSLLRDAVRLRAVSDVPLGVLLSGGIDSSTVLALLQQESSRTIRSFSIGFPDSGLDEAPAARKIAAHIGSDHTELYMAPEDIIRLIPSLARMSDLPQSDPSYVSNHVAYRLAGQHVTVVLAGDGGDELFAGYHRHRWLPRVCRRLGWLPVGIREQGARALTAIPPATWDKVFGIIEPVVPSRLRERTPGAKLHRLARWIASASPEEMYRVLSTRWDPGDRLVVGHHPEQSPADFEFVRLNGEFELLERMLVHELVTTFVDTQLKKVDRASMAVSVEARVPFMDYRVVEFAFTLPPDLKVRGETGKYILRRVLHRHVPEALYRRPKMGFHLPLSTWLRGPLREWAEDLLDPSSIRQEGLLDPDPIRMKWHEHLSGERDRVDYLWPVLMFRSWLKHHSPDVSTIVEDRRPLRVH, encoded by the coding sequence GTGTGCGGCATCGCAGGCTTTCTCGACCCCGGCGGCAATCGCAATCCCGAATCGATGCGCCGGCGTGTCATCGCTATGACGAACTGCCTCGCGCACCGCGGACCCGACGACGAGGGGGCCTGGGTCGATCCCACGGCAGGGGTCGCACTCGGAAACCGACGGCTGGCGATCATCGATCTGTCACCCGAGGGCCATCAGCCCATGCATTCCGCCTCGGGGCGCTACGTCATCGCCTACAACGGCGAAATCTACAACTCGGCGGCAATCGCTCGCACGCTCGAGGCGGAAGGCCTGGCGCCCCGCTGGCGCGGTCACTCGGACACCGAGGTGATGCTCGCAGCCATCGAAGCCTGGGGCCTCGACAGGGCGCTCGAGTCGTTCAACGGCATGTTCGCGTTCGCGCTCTGGGATGTCCGCGAGCGAACTCTATGCCTGGTGCGAGACCGACTGGGCGTGAAGCCCCTTTACTACGGTCGCCTGAACGGCGCGCTCGTATTCGGTTCGGAATTGAAGGCGATCGCGGTCTATCCCGACGCGGCGCTGACCATCGACCGCGACTGGCTGGATCGGTACCTGCGCGAGATACACGGAGAGTGCGAGGACACGATCTACCGTGGCATTCGTGCCATCCGTCCGGGAACGCACGTGACGTACGACCAGAGGCTGCAGGCACACGAATGCGTCTACTGGTCGGCGACCGGGAAGGCCGAGATCGGACACCGGGATCGCTTCCCGGGAAGCGAGGCCGAGGCCGTCGAGAAGCTGGACAGCCTGTTGAGGGACGCGGTGCGCCTGCGTGCGGTCAGCGATGTCCCGCTGGGGGTCCTGCTGTCCGGCGGCATCGATTCCTCGACGGTGCTGGCACTCCTGCAGCAAGAGAGTTCAAGGACGATCCGGAGCTTCTCGATCGGCTTCCCCGATTCGGGCCTCGACGAGGCGCCTGCCGCACGGAAGATCGCCGCCCACATCGGCTCCGATCACACCGAGCTCTACATGGCGCCTGAAGACATCATCCGGCTGATCCCCTCGCTCGCGCGGATGTCCGATCTGCCGCAATCCGATCCGTCCTATGTATCCAACCACGTCGCGTACCGGCTCGCCGGACAGCATGTGACCGTCGTGTTGGCCGGCGACGGCGGCGACGAGTTGTTCGCGGGCTACCATCGCCATCGTTGGCTGCCGAGGGTATGTCGGCGGCTCGGTTGGCTGCCGGTCGGGATCCGCGAGCAAGGAGCACGAGCGCTGACGGCGATCCCGCCGGCGACATGGGACAAGGTCTTCGGCATCATCGAACCGGTGGTTCCCTCACGGCTGCGCGAGCGAACTCCCGGGGCCAAGCTCCATCGATTGGCGCGCTGGATCGCCTCCGCCTCCCCGGAAGAGATGTACCGCGTCCTGTCCACTCGATGGGATCCCGGCGACCGGCTCGTCGTCGGCCACCATCCCGAACAGTCGCCGGCCGATTTTGAATTCGTTCGACTGAACGGCGAATTCGAGCTGCTGGAGCGTATGCTCGTTCATGAGCTCGTCACCACCTTCGTTGACACGCAGCTGAAGAAGGTCGATCGCGCGAGCATGGCCGTGAGCGTCGAGGCGCGCGTGCCGTTCATGGACTATCGCGTCGTCGAGTTCGCCTTCACCCTGCCGCCGGACCTGAAGGTGCGGGGCGAGACGGGGAAGTACATCCTGCGCCGGGTACTCCACCGACACGTTCCCGAAGCTTTGTATCGGCGACCCAAGATGGGGTTCCATCTGCCGTTGAGCACCTGGCTCAGAGGGCCTCTGAGGGAGTGGGCCGAGGACCTGCTCGACCCGAGCTCCATCCGCCAGGAGGGACTGTTGGACCCGGACCCGATCCGGATGAAGTGGCACGAACACCTCAGCGGCGAACGAGATCGCGTCGACTATCTTTGGCCAGTGCTCATGTTCAGGTCCTGGCTGAAGCATCATAGCCCCGACGTCTCCACCATCGTCGAGGATCGGAGACCGTTGCGTGTTCACTGA
- a CDS encoding 3',5'-cyclic-nucleotide phosphodiesterase produces MAVDRSSGKVGKRGQQVKTTMWKVGLAALVCCAPPPIMEDAAAADGFDVVVLGALGGIQDGNLSAYLVRPHDDDRAVTCDAGTLVNGLRIADSNGAFDAVDVPRQAGQSRVGYILTHKVKGYLISHAHLDHVAGLVIASPDDSNKPIYALPSVGKALVENYFNWQAWPNFTDRGKPPRLGKLAIADLEPAVRTPLSDTKMTATAFPLSHGGLESTAFLFESDGDAMLCFGDTGPDAVEKTTRMKDVWTAVAGKVKQRRLKAVVIEASYANDRPDKLLFGHLTPKWLLASLHDLAAQAGAESLTGLPVVVGHIKYSLTDEQPQKEILDELEAGNDLGLRFILPRQGSHWHFK; encoded by the coding sequence ATGGCGGTCGACCGCTCGTCCGGCAAGGTGGGCAAAAGGGGGCAGCAGGTGAAGACGACTATGTGGAAGGTCGGCCTGGCGGCGCTGGTCTGTTGTGCGCCTCCTCCGATCATGGAGGACGCGGCCGCGGCTGACGGGTTCGACGTCGTCGTCTTGGGCGCCCTTGGCGGCATCCAGGACGGCAATCTCAGTGCCTACCTCGTTCGGCCGCACGACGACGACCGCGCGGTGACGTGCGACGCCGGAACGCTGGTGAACGGCTTGCGCATCGCCGATTCAAATGGCGCTTTCGATGCTGTCGACGTGCCGCGGCAGGCCGGCCAGAGCCGCGTGGGCTATATCCTCACCCACAAGGTCAAGGGTTACCTGATCAGCCACGCCCATCTCGATCATGTCGCCGGCTTGGTGATCGCCTCGCCCGACGACAGCAACAAGCCGATCTACGCCCTGCCGTCGGTCGGCAAGGCGCTTGTGGAGAACTATTTCAACTGGCAGGCCTGGCCCAATTTCACCGATCGCGGGAAGCCGCCAAGGCTCGGCAAGTTAGCCATTGCCGATCTCGAGCCTGCAGTCCGTACGCCGCTCTCGGACACGAAGATGACGGCAACGGCCTTTCCGCTGAGCCATGGCGGGCTGGAATCGACCGCCTTCCTCTTCGAGAGCGACGGCGATGCAATGCTCTGCTTCGGCGACACAGGACCGGATGCGGTCGAGAAGACGACGCGCATGAAGGATGTCTGGACGGCCGTCGCCGGCAAGGTGAAGCAGCGACGCCTCAAGGCCGTCGTGATCGAAGCGTCCTATGCCAACGACCGGCCGGACAAGCTGCTGTTCGGCCATCTCACGCCCAAATGGCTGTTGGCTTCCCTGCACGACCTGGCCGCGCAGGCGGGCGCGGAATCCCTGACCGGGCTCCCGGTCGTCGTCGGCCATATCAAGTATTCGCTGACCGACGAGCAGCCGCAGAAGGAAATCCTCGACGAGCTTGAGGCCGGCAACGACCTCGGTCTGCGGTTCATCCTCCCTCGCCAAGGAAGCCATTGGCACTTCAAATGA
- a CDS encoding response regulator transcription factor has product MATRVATIIVEPRLLVREALESLMAQHSYRVVCGVGSTSEIAGASILAEAPKLAILGAQSTDNVVAEAVGIRKLWSDCKVILLFEQASLLDFQKLLASQVDGCVPLSVSPETLISTLDLIMARDVRVMVVADAKRPALSAPGSEDAPGPEAGTDKLQASGMQPQMMPAALLPLTPMPRIGVEVAPQASANGSDPLPSSPASRDLPRLSEREAQILDGLVKGHANKVIARTCDITEATVKVHMKSILRKIRVANRTQAAIWALEHGYPGDEMKGGSPKDVTISNGASIL; this is encoded by the coding sequence ATGGCGACACGGGTAGCGACGATCATCGTCGAACCGCGTTTACTTGTCCGCGAAGCTCTCGAATCGCTGATGGCGCAGCATTCGTATCGGGTCGTTTGCGGCGTTGGATCGACCTCGGAAATCGCAGGTGCGTCGATTCTCGCCGAAGCGCCCAAGCTTGCAATCCTCGGCGCCCAATCGACCGACAACGTGGTCGCGGAGGCGGTCGGGATCCGCAAGTTGTGGTCCGACTGCAAGGTCATTCTGCTCTTCGAGCAGGCCTCGCTTCTCGACTTCCAGAAGCTGCTGGCGTCGCAGGTCGACGGCTGCGTTCCGCTGTCGGTGTCGCCCGAGACGCTCATCAGCACTCTCGACCTGATCATGGCGAGGGATGTCCGGGTCATGGTGGTGGCCGACGCAAAGCGTCCCGCCCTTTCGGCGCCGGGCTCGGAAGACGCGCCGGGACCGGAAGCCGGAACGGACAAGCTCCAGGCGAGCGGGATGCAGCCTCAGATGATGCCTGCCGCGCTGCTGCCCCTGACACCGATGCCCCGCATCGGCGTCGAGGTCGCGCCGCAGGCATCGGCCAACGGCAGCGATCCGCTTCCGTCGTCGCCCGCGTCCAGGGATCTGCCGAGGCTGTCGGAGCGCGAAGCCCAGATCCTCGATGGCCTGGTCAAGGGACATGCCAACAAGGTGATTGCCCGGACCTGCGACATCACGGAGGCGACGGTCAAGGTCCACATGAAGTCGATCCTGCGCAAGATCCGGGTGGCCAACCGGACGCAGGCGGCGATCTGGGCGCTGGAGCACGGCTATCCCGGCGACGAGATGAAGGGTGGATCGCCCAAGGATGTCACCATCTCCAACGGCGCTTCCATACTGTGA